From a region of the Papaver somniferum cultivar HN1 unplaced genomic scaffold, ASM357369v1 unplaced-scaffold_54, whole genome shotgun sequence genome:
- the LOC113343127 gene encoding protein FAR1-RELATED SEQUENCE 5-like has translation MDTSGRSSNNRCSGSSPGNLEETVEQTIRGDTGQNLNGNQGELDKSNDVEVDLNKLEDLIYEGMVFESEERAFDTYNEVARRAGFSVRRDKLVKRANGMMRKRVFVCFKQGIRKKDNRYQYVRKERPQIRTGCMARMVIKYEKENKWVVTDIICEHNHPLPTTSKSYRLRPQRRTAEAAINDLEGIDTVGISPADGSKQINGRQAEGHESVGNKLATLGNHIQSKRKILEKDDARTLLDYFTRKKMENPAFFYSMIVDKENQVTNLFWADARSIMDYNYFGDVVIFDTTYRTNLHGWPFAPFVGVNHHKQTVLFGGALILDESTESFIWLFETWMKTMSGRQPKTIITDHCATISKAISIVMTETHHRICLWHIFKNASKHLSHVYWMPGFLQCFSKCIYGYETEEEFIARWEKMLHDYKLAGTKWLDDLFNVREKWALVYGHDTFCADTTTTQHNKNINKFLKKFVKKKYSFTEFLARYERVLSAWRERELHEDFESIQTSPNLPFPAPMLKQAADKYTRAVFKMFVEEYKEWILCKVEDCGEDGIFCKYEVTQENCVKGLVTIDPSTCQVLCSCKKFEFVGILCRHAIKILYHRNIHDIPPQYILKRWSKDAKSGTVRDREGNQMQADSSSLISLRYNELLQKAINIATKGSLNEESHLVASRALDNALLEVESATKATQGGSSDDFHTSLATQSHSGERVFVGEGGDKSIMFSARQIIGDLDIGQKRRKTRNSFVDLSHELSMDNLHHQQGQNHRLPDGLKRNDPPIHPSLQIVSTPNSAHLPYTPVSFSESTQFIYPIIRPNLQYISSPYTQGSSGLGMEPCPFITHGAPEGSYISSKPHNLGSTYSKPTTANTGFKPHQASFGEPRIPATFYPQPSSFPTRFESNQVINPHGSLQPSMYMDLHTTQGALGIESSEESSDSDESQLSPLSN, from the exons ATGGATACCAGTGGAAGGAGCTCGAATAATAGATGTTCAGGATCCTCACCTGGGAACCTAGAAGAAACTGTCGAACAGACTATCAGAGGTGATACAGGACAAAATTTAAATGGCAACCAAGGAGAGTTAGATAAATCAAATGATGTTGAAGTTGATCTCAACAAGTTAGAAGACTTGATATACGAAGGAATGGTGTTTGAATCTGAAGAAAGAGCATTTGATACATATAATGAGGTTGCCAGGAGAGCTGGTTTTAGTGTCCGAAGAGACAAATTAGTTaagagggcaaatggcatgaTGCGCAAACGAGTTTTCGTATGTTTTAAACAAGGTATTCGAAAGAAGGATAACCGATATCAGTATGTGAGAAAGGAACGACCGCAAATAAGAACTGGTTGTATGGCACGTATGGTTATTAAATATGAAAAGGAGAACAAATGGGTTGTAACTGATATCATATGTGAACATAACCATCCGCTTCCAACCACGTCAAAGTCATATAGGTTAAGGCCACAAAGAAGAACAGCAGAGGCTGCTATTAACGATCTTGAAGGCATAGATACAGTAGGGATTTCTCCAGCTGATGGTTCCAAACAAATTAATGGACGACAAGCAGAGGGGCATGAGAGTGTTGGCAATAAACTTGCAACTTTGGGAAATCATATCCAAAGTAAGCGGAAAATACTGGAGAAGGATGATGCACGTACATTGTTAGATTATTTCAcgaggaagaaaatggagaatcctgCGTTTTTTTATTCAATGATAGTTGATAAGGAAAATCAGGTGACCAATCTATTCTGGGCGGATGCAAGGTCAATCATGGACTACAATTATTTCGGTGATGTGGTTATTTTCGATACGACGTACCGAACAAACTTGCATGGCTGGCCATTTGCACCATTTGTTGGGGTTAACCATCATAAGCAGACAGTCCTATTTGGTGGGGCGCTGATATTGGATGAATCTACTGAGTCATTCATTTGGTTGTTTGAAACATGGATGAAGACAATGTCTGGACGTCAACCTAAAACGATCATCACAGACCATTGTGCTACAATTTCCAAAGCCATTTCTATTGTGATGACAGAAACACACCATCGAATTTGTTTGTGGCATATTTTTAAGAATGCCTCTAAGCACCTTTCTCATGTTTACTGGATGCCGGGTTTTCTTCAGTGTTTCAGCAAGTGTATATATGGTTATGAGACAGAGGAGGAATTCATTGCCAGATGGGAGAAGATGTTGCATGACTATAAACTAGCAGGAACAAAATGGTTGGATGACTTGTTTAACGTGCGGGAGAAATGGGCATTAGTCTATGGACATGACACATTTTGTGCTGATACAACTACTACTCAgcataataaaaatattaacaaattcTTAAAGAAGTTTGTGAAAAAGAAGTACTCTTTTACAGAATTTCTTGCGCGTTACGAAAGAGTACTTAGTGCTTGGCGGGAGAGAGAGTTGCATGAAGATTTTGAGTCTATTCAGACATCACCGAATCTTCCCTTTCCTGCACCCATGTTAAAGCAGGCGGCAGATAAGTATACAAGAGCTGTATTTAAAATGTTTGTAGAAGAGTACAAAGAATGGATTTTGTGCAAGGTAGAAGATTGCGGTGAAGATGGGATTTTCTGCAAGTATGAAGTAACACAAGAGAACTGTGTGAAAGGCCTGGTTACGATTGACCCTTCAACATGTCAAGTTTTGTGCAGCTGTAAGAAATTTGAGTTTGTAGGAATCTTATGCCGCCATGCCATTAAGATACTGTATCACAGAAATATCCATGATATTCCTCCACAGTACATTCTAAAGAGGTGGTCAAAAGATGCCAAGAGTGGAACCGTGAGGGATCGAGAGGGAAACCAAATGCAAGCTGATTCTAGCTCACTAATATCTTTACGTTACAATGAGCTTCTTCAGAAGGCTATTAATATTGCGACTAAGGGTTCACTTAATGAAGAGTCTCATTTAGTGGCCAGTCGTGCACTGGACAATGCCCTATTAGAAGTTGAATCTGCTACAAAAGCAACTCAAGGAGGCAGCAGCGATGATTTCCACACATCTCTAGCAACTCAGTCCCACTCTGGAGAGAGAGTTTTTGTGGGAGAAGGAGGTGACAAAAGTATAATGTTCAGTGCTAGGCAAATTATTGGTGATCTAGATATTGGACAAAAAAGGAGAAAAACACGAAATAGTTTTGTTGATTTAAGCCATGAGCTAAGCATGGATAATCTGCACCATCAACAag GACAAAATCATAGGCTACCAGATGGACTGAAGAGAAATGACCCACCTATTCATCCAAGTCTGCAGATAGTTTCCACACCAAATTCCGCTCACCTTCCGTATACTCCAGTTAGCTTCTCAGAATCGACACAATTTATCTATCCAATTATACGTCCTAATTTACAGTATATCTCAAGTCCGTACACACAG GGGTCCAGTGGTCTTGGGATGGAACCCTGTCCATTTATCACTCATGGCGCCCCAGAG GGATCTTATATTTCGAGTAAGCCTCATAACTTAGGAAGTACATACTCAAAACCAACAACTGCAAACACTGGTTTCAAGCCTCACCAG GCATCCTTCGGTGAGCCACGGATTCCAGCAACTTTTTACCCACAGCCTTCTTCATTTCCCACTAGGTTCGAATCCAACCAG GTAATAAACCCTCATGGTTCATTGCAACCATCAATGTATATGGATCTTCACACAACTCAGGGTGCTCTGGGCATAGAATCTAGCGAG GAGTCATCCGATTCTGACGAGTCTCAGTTATCACCGCTAAGTAATTGA
- the LOC113343126 gene encoding alpha-1,4 glucan phosphorylase L isozyme, chloroplastic/amyloplastic-like has product MSNSTSSVNTAFYITTKPKSNPHFNSTSSRFITFTSPNHHTNKPWNSWRSRRKSLSTVKNVATDQQSVAAEKEEQGVILRRDSKSIASNIKYHAEFSPSFSPEIFDLPKAYSATAQSVRDELIANWNATYDCYEKTNMKQAYYLSMEFLQGRALLNAIGNLELSGEYAEALSKMGHNLEDVARQEPDAALGNGGLGRLASCFLDSLATLNYPAWGYGLRYKYGLFKQNITTDGQEEVAEGWLEMGHPWEIIRHDVTYNVKFYGKIAMGSDGKKHWVGGETIKAFAYDVPIPGYKTKTTINLRLWSTRVTSEGFDLDAFNSGDHVKAFEAQANAEKICYVLYPGDESMEGKTLRLKQQYTLCSASLQDIVARFERRSGSSVNWEDFPEKVAVQMNDTHPTLCIPELLRILIDVKGLSWEKAWNITQRTVAYTNHTVLPEALEKWSLDLMQKLLPRHVEIIELVETELLSAIVSEYGVEDLELLEKKIQAMRILDNVELPATIKEVFAKAEVSAADTDEEKILVKLDGKSDKVEPKDKKKNSKDKSSTKKKTFFKPDPKQPKLVRMANLSIAGGHAVNGVAAIHSEIVKEEVFNDFYKMWPDKFQNKTNGVTPRRWIRFCNPDLSNIITKWTGTESWVLDTEKLAELRKFADNEDLQAEWRAAKRSNKIKAVSYIKEKTGYSVSPDAMFDVQVKRIHEYKRQLLNILGIVYRYKKMKEMSAKERKEKFAPRVCIFGGKAFATYVQAKRIVKFIVDVGATINRDSEIGDLLKVIFVPDYNVSVAEVLIPSTELSQHISTAGMEASGTSNMKFSMNGCVLIGTLDGANVEIREEVGDDNFFLFGAEAHEITKLRKERTDGKFIPDPRFQEVKAYIRSGVFGSNNYDELMGSLEGNEGYGRADYFLVGKDFPSYIECQDKVDEAYKDQKKWTRMSIMNTAGSYKFSSDRTIREYAKDIWNIEPVELP; this is encoded by the exons ATGTCAAATTCAACTTCCTCTGTAAACACAGCATTTTACATTACTACTAAACCAAAATCAAACCCACATTTCAATTCTACATCATCCAGATTCATTACATTTACTTCTCCAAATCATCATACCAATAAACCCTGGAATTCATGGCGTTCAAGAAGAAAATCTCTCTCTACTGTGAAAAATGTCGCTACTGATCAACAATCAGTAGCtgctgaaaaagaagaacaag GTGTAATCTTGCGGCGTGATTCAAAGTCGATAGCATCGAATATAAAATACCATGCAGAATTCAGTCCATCATTCTCTCCAGAGATTTTTGATCTCCCTAAGGCTTACTCTGCAACTGCTCAAAGTGTTAGGGATGAACTGATTGCTAATTGGAATGCTACATATGATTGTTATGAAAAGACCAATATGAAACAAGCTTATTACTTATCCATGGAGTTTCTACAG GGAAGAGCATTGTTGAATGCAATTGGTAATTTAGAGCTCTCTGGCGAATATGCCGAAGCTTTGAGCAAGATGGGACATAACCTAGAGGATGTTGCTAGGCAG GAACCAGATGCAGCACTTGGAAATGGGGGTCTAGGGCGGCTAGCTTCATGTTTCTTGGACTCCTTGGCAACACTGAATTACCCTGCGTGGGGTTATGGACTTAGATACAAATATGGTTTATTCAAGCAGAATATTACAACAGATGGTCAGGAGGAAGTTGCTGAAGGTTGGCTCGAG ATGGGCCATCCATGGGAAATCATAAGACATGATGTAACGTATAATGTTAAATTCTACGGAAAAATTGCTATGGGATCAGATGGAAAAAAACACTGGGTTGGAGGAGAAACTATTAAGGCTTTTGCCTATGATGTCCCAATACCAGGATATAAAACCAAAACCACTATCAACCTTCGGCTGTGGTCCACCAGAGTAACTTCAGAAGGATTCGATTTGGATGCTTTTAACTCTGGAGATCATGTTAAAGCATTTGAAGCCCAAGCAAATGCTGaaaag ATATGCTATGTATTGTACCCTGGGGACGAATCAATGGAAGGAAAAACTCTCCGTTTGAAGCAACAGTATACTCTATGCTCAGCCTCTCTACAAGACATTGTTGCGCGCTTTGAAAGGAGGTCTGGAAGTTCTGTAAACTGGGAGGATTTCCCGGAAAAAGTTGCAGTACAGATGAATGATACACACCCGACCCTCTGTATCCCAGAGCTATTGAGAATACTGATTGACGTAAAGGGTTTAAGCTGGGAGAAAGCTTGGAACATCACTCAAAG AACTGTTGCATACACGAACCACACAGTTCTACCTGAGGCTCTGGAGAAATGGAGTTTGGATCTTATGCAGAAACTGCTTCCTCGGCATGTTGAGATCATAGAGTTGGTTGAAACCGAG CTGCTTTCGGCAATTGTTTCGGAGTACGGGGTAGAAGATCTCGAGTTGCTGGAGAAAAAAATTCAAGCGATGAGGATCTTAGACAATGTTGAATTACCTGCAACAATTAAAGAAGTATTTGCTAAGGCAGAAGTTTCAGCTGCCGACACTGATGAAGAGAAAATTCTGGTGAAATTAGATGGAAAATCTGACAAGGTTGAGCCCAAGGATAAAAAAAAGAACTCCAAAGACAAAAGTTCTACTAAGAAAAAAACCTTCTTTAAACCAGATCCGAAACAACCAAAGTTGGTCCGAATGGCAAATCTTTCTATTGCTGGTGGCCATGCTGTAAATGGAGTGGCTGCGATTCACAGTGAAATCGTAAAAGAGGAAGTCTTTAACGACTTCTACAAG ATGTGGCCTGataaatttcaaaataaaactaATGGTGTGACACCAAGAAGATGGATCCGCTTTTGCAATCCAGATTTAAGTAACATTATTACCAAATGGACTGGCACTGAAAGCTGGGTACTAGACACTGAGAAGCTGGCCGAGCTCCGAAAG TTTGCGGATAATGAGGATCTTCAAGCTGAATGGAGGGCTGCAAAAAGGAGCAATAAGATTAAAGCTGTATCATACATAAAGGAAAAAACAGGATATTCTGTGAGCCCTGACGCGATGTTTGATGTTCAG GTAAAGCGAATCCACGAGTACAAGCGCCAACTTTTGAATATCCTTGGAATTGTTTACCGGtataagaagatgaaagaaatGAGTGctaaagaaaggaaagaaaaatttgctCCCCGTGTATGTATATTTGGAGGGAAAGCATTCGCTACATATGTACAAGCTAAAAGGATTGTGAAATTCATCGTAGACGTTGGAGCTACAATAAATCGTGATTCTGAAATAGGAGATCTTTTGAAG GTCATATTTGTTCCTGATTATAATGTTAGTGTTGCCGAAGTGCTTATTCCTTCCACTGAACTATCACAGCACATCAG TACTGCCGGTATGGAAGCAAGTGGAACCAGCAATATGAAGTTCTCGATGAACGGATGTGTGCTGATTGGGACCCTAGATGGTGCCAATGTTGAAATTAGGGAAGAGGTAGGAGATGACAATTTTTTCCTCTTCGGAGCTGAGGCTCACGAAATCACAAAGCTACGGAAAGAAAGAACCGACGGAAAG TTCATCCCAGACCCACGATTTCAAGAAGTCAAGGCATACATCAGAAGTGGTGTTTTTGGATCCAATAACTATGATGAACTGATGGGATCCTTGGAAGGGAACGAAGGTTACGGTCGTGCAGATTATTTTCTAGTTGGGAAGGACTTTCCTAGTTACATAGAATGCCAGGATAAGGTTGACGAGGCGTATAAAGACCAAAAG AAATGGACAAGAATGTCAATCATGAATACAGCGGGCTCTTACAAGTTCAGTAGTGACAGAACAATTCGCGAATATGCAAAAGATATATGGAACATCGAACCTGTTGAATTGCCATAG